ACGTGGCTTATGCCAACATGGAAGAGAGAAAGCGACGGCTTCAACGGCAATATTGCCAATGTCGCTGTCAGAAATCTGGTTCGCAACGAATCCAGTGGATTTTCATTCCCGGACACCCTCAAAGGAAGCAAGAAAAGGCGCTTTTCCTCAAAGGAAATCATCTATCGCCAAAACGACCGCGTTGACAGGGTGTTCATGATCCTCAGCGGCATGGTGGAGCTGCTCAGTTATTTACCCAACGGACGCGCGCGAATCGTCAGGCTGCATAGCCATAACCACTGGCTCGGCCTTGAAGGATCAGTAGGCCCGTTCTACGAGCATACAGCCATCGCAGTGGATAACGTCGAGGTGGCTTATATTTCGTTGGAAAAGTTCTTCGCTCTTGAGTGGGAAAACCCGCACCAGTACTGTCAGATTCTGAAACAGGGGTATAAGTACCTGGCTCAGGCAGATCGATGGATTGCTGATTTTTCTACCGGCGGTATTAAATCTCGCGTGGCGCGTTTGGTCGCTTTTCTGGCAAAGCTCGAATATGGCGAATCGTCTACCAGGGTCGAGTTGTTAACCGTTCATGAGATGGCGGATATTTTAGGCGTAACACCAGAGAGCGTGAGCCGTATTCTCGCCGAGTTCAAGCGTACGCATACCTTGCACAGACTGGAGAGTCATTCGGACGGACTGTACGAAATTGATTCGTATCGTTTACAGCAGGATGCGCGACAATAGGCCTGGATCTGAAGGCCTGAAGTAGGCATTGACGAATTTCAATGACTCCCGCATCAATCCCACGCAGGCTGAAAAGAAAAACAGGAGGGGGAAACCGCGCAACGTATGGAAGCGTTGGCTTGGTGCCAGTATGAAATGGTGAAACTACCGATTAACAATCGCATTGAAGCTGGGCAGGCGCTGGCCCGGGCGATGTCGCGCTACCGGGGGCGTGAGGACCTTCTGGTGCTTGGTCTCCCCCGTGGCGGTGTTCCGGTAGCTTACGAGATAGCTGCGGACCTCAATGTCCAACTGGATCTTATGTTGGTCCGTAAACTCGGTACACCGGGGCAAAAGGAGTTGGCCATGGGGGCGATTGCCAGTGGCGGGATCCGCGTACTGAATGACGAGATTGTGGGTGCTCTGGGTATCTCGGATGAGGCCATTGAGAGAGTGGCATCAGAAGAGCAACAGGAACTGGAGCGCAGGGAACAAGCGTACCGCGGCGATCGATCCAGACCCGAAATCGAGGGAAAGTGCATCATTCTGGTAGACGATGGCCTCGCGACCGGGGCCAGCATGCGCGCTGCCATTGAGGCCTTACGCCTCCAGAATCCTTCCAGCATCGTGGTCGCCGTGCCCGTTGCCCCTTCGGATACCATTGGAAAACTGAGTGCGGAGGCTGACGATGTCATCTGTCTTGCCACCCCCGAACCCTTCATGGCGATTGGTAACTGGTACCGAGATTTCACCCAGGTTTCAGACCAGGAAGTAAAACAGACGTTAAACAAAGCCTGGGAGCGATTTCGATGAGCGGAAGCGACAGGAATAGCGCTGAATTCAATGTGCAGGTGAGCGCCGGAGACGCTGAACTTGAGGGTGATCTTGTTATCCCGGAAGGTGCCCGAGGGATTGTGGTGTTTGCCCACGGAAGTGGCAGCAGTCGTTTTAGCCCCCGCAATCAGCTTGTTGCATCTTTCCTTAACGAGGGAGGGTTGGCTACCTTACTCTTTGACCTGTTGACCCCGAAAGAACATGAGATCGACATTCGAACCCGTGAATTCCGGTTTGATATCGATCTGTTGAGCCGTCGCCTGGTATCTACGGTGGATTGGCTTGGCGAACAGCCGAACACCGAGGCAATGAGCATCGGCCTGTTTGGCGCCAGTACGGGGGCGGCAGCTGCTCTGATTGCGGCGGCAGAACGCCCGGGCTCTGTGGCTGCGGTTGTCTCAAGGGGCGGCCGCCCGGATTTGGCCGCAAAGGCGTTGCCGTCTGTGAAAGCACCTACCTTGTTAATTGTTGGTGGTCTTGATCAGGTCGTGATCCAGATGAACCGGGACGCAAGCCGGCAGATGCAGACTGAACCCAGCCTGGAAATTGTCCCCGGGGCAACTCATTTATTTGAGGAGCCCGGAAAGCTCGAAGAGGTCTGCGCCCTGACGCGAGACTGGTTTCTGAAGTTCCTCACTTGAGGTCCGGTATGGCCATGGAGCTTAGCCTTTTCACTCTGAATGCCAGCCACGACTTTGGCATAAAGGTCGCGGAGGAGCTGGGCATAACCCCGGGTCTTCATGAAGAACGTGAATTTGTGGATGGTGAACACAAAAGCCGTCCCCTGGAGAATGTCCGGGGCCGGGACGTTTATGTCATTCAGTCCCTTTACAGCGATGACGACTGCAGTGTGAATGACAAGCTCGTGCGGCTGTTGTGGTTTATTGGTTCCCTGAGAGACGCAGCCGCCGGGCGGATTACAGCCGTGCTGCCTTACCTGTGTTACGCGCGCAAAGACCGCAAAACCAAGCCTCGCGATCCTGTATCCACTCGATACATGGCAGCGGTGTTAGAGGCGGTGGGTATAGATTGCGTAATAACCCTGGACGTTCATAACCTGGTCGCTTATCAGAATGCATTCCGCATCAACAGTGAACACCTTGATGCCAGGAAGTTATTTGCAAGCCACTTCTCGCGTCAACGCGGGGATGAGGACATCGTCGTGGTCTCACCAGACGTGGGCGGCGTGAAACGCGCTGAATTATTTCGACAGACGCTGGAAAAGACTCTGGGGACGCCTGTGGGCAGTGGCTTCATGGAAAAACATCGCAGCGCCGGCACTGTGGCCGGGGAACGGCTGGTTGCGGAGGTCGAAGGTCGTTCAGTGATCATCGTTGACGACCTGATCAGCAGTGGCGGTACCCTTTCGCGCACCGTCAGGGCGTGCAAAAACGCAGGCGCCAGCCGCATATCGGCCGCAGTTTCACATGGGGTATTTGTAGCTGGCGCCGATGAACAATTGGCCGATCCTGCGCTGGAGGAGCTTGTTGTTACCGATACGATACCTCCGTTTCGAGTGAAATCAGGTGTCTTGAAGAATAAGTTGGTCGTGTTGGGGGCCACGTCGCTGTTTGCCAAAGCGATTCGAAACATCCATGAGGGTGGCTCTGTCGTCGAGCTTTTGGAGGTCTGAAGGCTCGCTGCGGTATAGTCACAACATTGAACGGTAGCTGTCGGCGAGGTGGAGATAGGCCTTGGCACGGCTTATCCATTTCTGATGTTGGTCGGCGGAATGGTCCTTGATATGCCAGATAGACAGCTTTGCCCTGAGCGTTGCTCGATAGGCCTTGTAGAAATAGAGTAGTGGCTGAGGTGGATCGTCACCGGTCTTCCGGGAGTAGCACGCAAATACGATCGGGCCAATGTATTCGCCCCCCGCTAGCTGACACTCCATTGCCAGGTAGGCGAGTTCATCGGCCGGGTCAAGGATTCGGAGTTTTCGATTGAACTCCAGACAGTCAATGAAGACCGGCTCCTCGGTCAGACAAATATGCTCGGGTCGGAGGTCGCCGTGCGCCTCAACGATGCGGCGTTCCTTCACTCGTTGATCAAGCAGTTCTGGTTGATTGCAAACTACGTCAAGTTGAGAGTTGGTGATTCGGTCCAGCAGGTTGGCGGGCAGCCGGTAATCATGATCCAGAAGCTCCTCGCGATTGCTGTGAATATCAGTAAGGAATTGCTGACGATAGTCGTAGGCTGATATGTGGACAGGGGGTGCGTTCCGGTAAAAGTCCGCCAGCTTGCAGGAAAATCGGCGAATCTCCTGCTCAGGTATGCGTTGCCCCCGGAGAAGATGGTCGAGCATGCGGTCAGCGGGCAGGCGTCGCATCTTCACCAGCCACTCAGTTATTTCACCGTCGCCATCAAGCTCAAGCTTATTTTCGGTATCCCGGGTTATAGCGATAATGCCTAGATAGACATCCGGTGCCAGCCGGCGATTAAGCCTGACTTCCTCCAGGCAATCACGACGGCGATCATCCAGGGTGCTGAAATCAAGAAAGCTGTGTTTTACAGGCTTTTTCAACTTATAAACGAAACGCTCTGTCATAAATACCCAGGACATATGCGTTTCAACTGTTTCCACGTGAGCCGGGTGCTCGATGTAACTGTCCGGCCGACTCAAAAAGGCGACTTTGGCTTCCAGTTCAGGCTCTCGCCCGGAGTCAGGCTTAACAGGCATAGGCATTGTGAGCATCCGACTGTACTGAATAAGCTCCTTTGTGCCGGCGTTATCGGAGCATCTCGCGAGCCTGCCTCACCATCTGACAGACATACCCCCATTCGTTGTCATACCAGCTCATAATCTTGACCAGATCTCCGTCCACCACCTTCGTCGCGGTCAAATCGACGATGGACGCCCGTGGATCCTGGATAATATCGGATGAGACAATCGGATCCGAGGAAACTCCCAGCACTTCATGGTAGCGGTCGGACTGAGCTTCTTCGCGGAAGATGGCGGTAATTTCGTCTACCGTGGTGCTGCGTTCCGTGACAAATGTTATGTCAGCAATAGAGCCCACTGGTATCGGGACGCGCACGGCCATGCCGTCAAAACGCCCCTTGTAGTCTGGCAGGACCTCAGCAGTGGCGGTCGCTGCGCCCGTGGATGTGGGAATCAGGTTCACTCCCGCGGCGCGACCACGTTCTGCCTGTTTGCTGGGAGAGTCGACGATTCCCTGGCTGGATGTGTAGGCGTGAATGGTAGTCATTACCGCTTTAAGCACACCGATTCGCCTCGCCATGATTTCTGCGACCGGGGCAATGCAGTTGGTTGTGCAGCTCGCGGTGGAAAAGGCGGACGAGCTCGCTTCGTCGAGCTCGTTTACGCCAAAAACGACAGAGGGCAGATTTCCACCTTTACCGGGAGCCGACAAAATCACATGTCGGGCGCCTGCATCAAGGTGTTTGGCCAGATCATCTCGTTGCCGAAAGGCGCCGGTGCATTCAAAAACGACATCGATATCCATGTCCTTCCAGGGCAAATTGCCTGGATTTTTCTCTGCGAACGAGCGAATCCGGCGACCATCAATCACGAGATCATTTTCTGACGCTTCGATGCCCCTTTCGAACCGACCATAAACCGAGTCGTAGCGCAGGAGGTAGATCAGGTTGCCCAGAGGCGTCAGATCATTGATAGCCACCACCTGGAAATTATCCGTTTGCTCGAGCAGTTTTAAGGCTGCCCGGCCGATCCGGCCCATGCCATTGATTGCAACGTTTATCATGAAAACCCTCGTCAAGCCCGCTCAGTTCATCAGGGAACCGGTATTGTAAGTTGAGGCGAACCTCACAAGAGGAACCCTACAATTCTGACCTCTTAGCAATCATGTTAGATCGTGGGGGAAAGATGTCATTGACAAAATTCAATGAGGATAAAGGTCCAGTCATGTTTATTGTCTGAAGCAGCAGCCGCGCATCACTGACCGACCGAGTGAGGGCACAATGGAGCGCCATAAACAGCGAGTATGGCCGGGTCATCCTTATCCTTTGGGTGCAACCTGGGACGGTTCGGGAACCAACTTCGCTCTTTTTTCAGCGTATGCGGAGGGGGTGGAGTTATGCCTGTTTGATCGCGAGGGAAAGCAAGAGCTCGAACGCATCGCGCTTCCTGAGTACACGAATGAGGTATGGCATGGTTATTTCCCCGACCTGGGTCCCGGGCAACTCTATGGCTACCGCGTTTACGGCCCCTATGACCCCGAGGAAGGGCACAGGTTTAACCATCACAAATTGTTGCTGGACCCCTACGCAAAAACACTGTCCGGCGCCCTTGAATGGCATGATGCGCTTTTCGGCTATGTCGTAGGGCATGACAAAGCAGACTTGTCATTCGATAAACGGGACAGCGCTCCCTATATGCCCAAGTGCCAGGTTATCGACCCCTCATTCGAGTGGCATCTGGACCGCCCGATTGCAAGACCGTGGCATGAATCGATCATCTATGAATTGCACGTGCGAGGCTTCACGATACGCCATCCCGATGTTGCGGAAGAAGCCAGAGGAACTTTTCGCGGCCTGGCTGACAAAAAGGTCGTGGGTTATCTGAAGGAACTGGGTGTGACTGCCATCGAGCTGCAACCCGTTCATGCCTTTTTGCACGATCGCTACTTGGTAGAGAGTGAGCTACGAAACTATTGGGGGTACAACCCCATCGGTTTTTTTGCGTTGCACCCGGAGTATCTGGGCAGTGGCTGTATTGATGAATTCAAGGCCTTTGTCCGACTGATGCATGAGTCGGGCATTGAGGTCATTATGGATGTCGTCTATAACCACACTGCGGAGGGTAGCCATCTCGGGCCGACGCTTTCATTAAGGGGCATTGACAACAAATCCTATTATTATCTGATGGGCGGTGAGGCCCGTTATTATAATAATTTCACCGGCACCGGTAATGCTCTGGAATTGCGCCACCCTTCGGTACTGCGCATGGTTACCGACTCGCTTCGTTACTGGGTCAATGAAATGGGCGTGGACGGTTTCCGCTTCGACCTGGCGACCACGCTGGCCAGAGTCAATGGCGAGTTCGACGAGCATGCGAGCTTTCTTGACTCCGTAGCCCAGGATCCGCTCCTATCTACGGTCAAATTGATCGCCGAACCCTGGGACGCCGGTGACGCGGGGTATCAACTTGGGCGGTTCCCACCCGGCTGGGCGGAATGGAATGATCGCTATCGCGACAGTGTGCGCAAGTTCTGGCGTGGTGATCCTGGCCAGTTGCCGGAGCTTGCGTCGAGGTTATCCGGCTCCAGTGATATTTATGACGTTCGCGGGCGACGCCCCTGGACAAGCGTCAACTTTGTGACCGCCCACGATGGCTTCACGTTACATGACCTGGTGAGCTATAACGAAAAACACAACGAGGCCAATCAGGAGGACAACCAAGACGGTCATGAGCATAATTACAGCTGGAATTGTGGTGTCGAAGGGCCGACGGACGACCCTGAGGTCATACACCTCAGAGAACAACAAAAGCGTAATTTACTGGCAACGCTGATGCTCTCGCAAGGCGTGCCAATGCTCCTGGCCGGTGATGAGTTCGGGCATACCCAGGACGGCAATAACAATGCGTATTGCCAGGATAATGAGATCAGCTGGCTGGATTGGACGGGAATTGATGCTGAGGGGCGTGCACTACTGGCCTTTGTTCAGAGCCTGATTCAATTGCGGCGCCAGCACATTGTTTTCCATCGGCACCGGTTTTTCCATGGTAAAGAAATCCCTGGCACTAAGACCAAAGACATCACATGGCTAATGCCGAATGGCGAGGAGATGGACAAGAAAAACTGGGAATCGGAAACAGAAAAGTGTGTGGCAGTGTTAATCAGTGGTGAGGCGGGTCAATATCACCTGACGGAACACGGTGAGAGGGAACCGGATGACACGTTTCTGCTCATCCTCAATGCATTGGCCGAAACTGTGGAGTTCGCCTTACCGGAGGTGGAGCACTTTAGTCACCAGGCAGTCATAATAGACACTGCGTTTGAGGGTGAAGAGGGCGGGATTGTTGAGCGAGAGGTCAAAAACCCGTTTTTCGCACAGCCCCGCTCGCTGGCTCTAATTAGGTATGTGTCTGAAGCCGGTTGACTATTAGCAGGAACCGGTCCGGCATTGGGCCAGTCAGAGTGGCGCACAATTTCTGGTGAGTAAGGCAACGGGGAAATATCGGAAAAGATCTGCAGCCCTGAACCAGAGGCCATTGTCGTTCCGGGAGACCTGCGGAACCTCATCAGTAAGCACATTGTGGAAACTGCCTGTGCTGGCATCTCCCCCAGCCTCAATCCACGTATCATCCCACGTAGGACTGCCAAGTGGCATGCTGTCGTTTCCGTCAGTCAGCCTCGCGAACCAGCGTGGAACCGCAACTATAACCTCTTTATCTCCGAGGCGCCGGCCGAAAGCACAGATGTGGTTAGCTCTGTGCCCCCGGGTTTTCAGTTCAAAATACTCACCCTCAATGAACAGGGAGTATTGCTGGCGCCGCAAGGTCAGTGTCCGCCATGTAAGAAACAGCTTGGCTCGTCCATCTTCGATTTGGGTCAGTAAATCCTGCAAAAGGGCCCGAGGGTCTGAGTTGTTCCGATATTCGGTTGTTAGCGCCTGCAGTGCTCGCTGCCGACGATGAAAATCGACAGGGGCTCGATTGTCGGGGTCAACGAGATTGAAAGCACAGAGGTCATTGCCCTGATAGATGTCCGGAACGCCAGGGATCGTGAGTTTAAGCAGCGTTTGTGACAGGCTGCTGAGCAAACCGAACCATCCCAAACGTTGTTGAAAGGGAATAAAATCCTTTAGAAACTCATTGTTCCTTGAGTTGTCCAGCAATGCGCGCACAAACAATTGCATGGCACTTTCGTATTCAGGGTTCGGATTGATCCAGGAGGTGAAGACCTTGGCTTCTCTGACAGCCTTGAGCATGTAAGCTTCGATACGGCCTCTGATTCCCGCCAGGTCAGACTCGGGTGTTGTTCCCGGTGGCCAGGCGCCCAGCAGAATCTGATAGAGCAGATACTCATCATTGCGGGAGGGCATTGGGATATCATTGACGAGGCGTTTCTTGTGGCGATTCATTCGACTCCAGCGAGACACGTGCTGGCGCCATTCACGGGGCAATTCGGAGAGGATGTTGATGCGGGTACGGACATCCTCGCTGCGCTTGCTGTCATGGGTGGATGTCGTGACCATCGATTGAGGCCATGCCGACAAACGGCGCTGGTTTTCCTGGTGGAATGTGTCGACGGACACACCGAATGCTCGCGGGTCAAAACCAACGTCATTCATCGAAACCAACCGGTTGTAACTATAGAGTGCGGTGTCCTCCAGGCCCTTGGCCATAACCGGAGCCGTGTACTGCTGAAAACGCAGGGCGAACCTTACCACTTCCTGCCTTATTCTCGGGCTATACCTGTTGACCTCGCCAAGGGTTATTAACTCTTCCAGAAAATCGAAGATCTGTATGTCATTTGCAGGACTGCGCTTCTTGGCCTGAGTGATGGCCTGACGGATGTAATGATAATCTGTCTCGGAGCTTCGCTCCCGGGTGATGTACGTCCGATAGACCGGAAAGCAGGCAGCGATCTCCGCGGTGGCTGCACGCAGGGCCTGGTAGGTGAAGTCGCGGGTGTGACGGTCAGTCTGCGCAATGCTGCTGGCCAGCTTGGCGAGGGAAGTCAGGTCACTCGCCAGCGCGCCGTGAATGATGAGTTTTTTCCGCTTGTATAACAACTCGCTGAAGTCGTCACTCTGGCCCGTGAACTGTCGGTAGAATCGGCTAAGCGCATGCTCTGAATCCGGACAGATCAGCAAGCCGTTGAGGAGGTGGGCGGCTTCGTATCCTGTGGTGCCGGAAACTGGCCATTCAACAGGCAGGTGTTCCGGGTAGGTGAGTACCTTTTCTACCAGCACATAATAGTTGGCTTCCGTCGGCTCTTGCACCTTGGCGTCCAGCGTGCTGGCGATCATGGCCTGAAGGTCGCCATAGTATTTGAAGGGGTCAGACAAACCATCCGGGTGGTCAATGCGTAAACCGCTGATCTCACCATTATCGATAAGCCTCTGGACAAGGCGATGAGTGGCGCTAAACACGTCGTCGTCTTCGATTCGGATGCCCGCCAGTTCATTGATATCAAAAAAGCGACGGTAATTGATCTCGTCTGATGCCACCTGCCAGTACGCCAGTCGATACGCCTGCTTCTCCAGCAAGCGGTCAAGCGGGTCGAAGCTTTCTGGTTGGCCCAAAGTGCCGTTGAAGTGTCTGAGGTTCCTGTTTATATGCGCCCGGATTTCGGGGTAATGGCGGTATAGTTCGGTTAGATGACCTTTGCACGCCGCAATGCCCCTGGTCCGTTTTGTTCGCCGGGTACTGGCTAGCTCCGTCCGCCGTGGCAGAGCATGGCAATCGGCAATAAGCGCTGTAAACGAACTGAAAACCTGAGGATCTCTGCTCAGTTGGTGCTCTAGCAGCTCGATTCCAAAGCTGAGGATTTGCGGGTAGCTGCGAGGGTCAACCGGAAACAGGTGCTCGTAATAGCGTACGCCAAAGGTGCCCTCGTCAGCATTCAATACAAGCGTCAACTCGCCTTGCTCAAGGGTGGCGCCATAGTGATCACCCAAAAAGGGCAGCAGGACCTTGTTGCGCAGAGCAGGATTGGCAGGGTGCCAGTCAATGTCGAAATACCGGGCGTAGGCAGAAGACTCGCCGTTTTCCAGAACATCGAGCCACCAGGCGTTATCGTCACCTCCGACGCCCATGTGGTTCGGAACGATATCCAGAATCTGGCTCATTCCATGTTCCTGCAACGCCTGGACGTAGGTGGCGAAACTGGCTTCGTCTCCGAGCTCCGGGTCCAGAGCATTGTGATCGACTATGTCGTAGCCATGAGGGCTGCCGGCCCGTGCTTTCAGAAACGGTGAAGCGTAAATGTGGCTGATGCCGAGGAGGTGGAGATAAGGGATGATTTTGGTGGCAGCGGCGAAGGTGAAGTCACGATTGAACTGCAGGCGATAGGTTGCAGAGGGTGCTACAGGCGCTCTCATGCAGAGGTGCTCCCGGCCTTCAGTAACCAGGCTACTGACCAGGGGGGTAGCTCCACGTCGCCGTGTTTCCCGATCAGCGGTGTGTGAGTGGCGTAAAGGACCTCGCCCGGTGGCCATTTGATGCCTGCAATGCCTTTGCTATCAAGGTTGGCGATGAGGAAAAGCTCGGAGCCGTCGCCCAATACCCAGCGTGCTGCCAGAGCTCGATCGCCGAGTTTCAGGGAGGGTTTCTGATGGCCGGCCATTTTACCAAGCCGGGGTATCAGTTCTCGTTGTCGAAGGGCGTTAAGTTCCCGATTTAGCGTCAGCCAGTATGTATGCTCCTTCAGGTCACAGGTGGTCCAGTCGAGTACAGACTGTGTGAAGGTTTCCGGAGCCATCGGGTTGGGTATGCATTCTCGTGATTCGGGGTCACTGAATTGTGGAAATCCAGCGAACTCCTGCTGACGACCGTTAATGACGCTTTCCGCCAACTCCGGCCCGAAGTCACAGAAAAAGGTGAATGGCTGAATGCAGCCCCACTCTTCACCCATGAATAACAGAGGCACTGAGGGGGCAAGCCGGAGCAGGACCGTCGCTGCCCTGAGCTGCTCCGGACTGGCCAGCGAAGCTATGCGTTCGCCGAAAGCCCGGTTGCCTACCTGGTCATGGTTTTGCAGAAATGAGACAAAGGCGGTGGCGGGTAAATGGCCGCTGGGTTCGCCTCTGCGGCGCTTCTCGCGATAAGCCGAAGGCTCTCCCTGATAGGTAAACCCCTCGGTCAGGCATCTTCCCAGAAGCTGAACTGGCTCATGGGTGTAATCCATGTAGTAGCCCGTCGACTCACCTGTTAGCAGCAGGTGCAGGACGTGGTGGAAATCGTCGTTCCACTGAGCGTTGTAAAGTTGTGGTCTTGCGTTCCTGTCGCGGGGCAGGAAATGCGCTGCGTTGTGATCATTCTCAAGGATCAAATGAATATGTCGGGTGTCACCAAAATGGCTGCGAACTCGCTGTGCCAGATCAGTAAGAATGTCCGGCGTCGAATCGTCCGTTATGGTGTGAACAGCATCCAGGCGTAACCCGTCGAGATTGTATTCTTGCAGCCAGAACAGCGCATTGTGGATGAAAAACTGCCGCACCGGCTCGCTGTCATTACCGTCGAAATTGATGCCCGCGCCCCAGGGAGTCTCATGTCGATCAGAGAAAAACTGGGGCGCATAATGCATAAGGTAGTTGCCCTCAGGCCCGAAATGGTTGTAAACCACATCGAGATAAACCATCAGGCCGCGCCCATGAGCGGCATCGATGAGCGCTTTCAGGTCGTCGGGGCGTCCATACTGGCTGTCGGGAGCGAAGAGGTGGACAGCGTCATAGCCCCAGTTACGGGAACCGGGGAAGTCCGCCACCGGCATCAATTCGATCGCGGTGATGCCTAGTTCTGCCAGATAGTCGAGTTTGTCCATCGCCGCCGCAAAGTTGCCTTCCCTGGTAAAGCA
This Marinobacter salinus DNA region includes the following protein-coding sequences:
- the treZ gene encoding malto-oligosyltrehalose trehalohydrolase translates to MSETTQQSHYMPFGAELRKDGRVRFQLWAPSAQRVEVCLNAPATGSERVPDLREAVLVPMEAKPGGWFSSITELARVGSLYYFRIDGDVLVPDPASRFQPGDVHGPSEVVDPGTWSWRNASWCGRPWEEAIIYELHVGCFTREGNFAAAMDKLDYLAELGITAIELMPVADFPGSRNWGYDAVHLFAPDSQYGRPDDLKALIDAAHGRGLMVYLDVVYNHFGPEGNYLMHYAPQFFSDRHETPWGAGINFDGNDSEPVRQFFIHNALFWLQEYNLDGLRLDAVHTITDDSTPDILTDLAQRVRSHFGDTRHIHLILENDHNAAHFLPRDRNARPQLYNAQWNDDFHHVLHLLLTGESTGYYMDYTHEPVQLLGRCLTEGFTYQGEPSAYREKRRRGEPSGHLPATAFVSFLQNHDQVGNRAFGERIASLASPEQLRAATVLLRLAPSVPLLFMGEEWGCIQPFTFFCDFGPELAESVINGRQQEFAGFPQFSDPESRECIPNPMAPETFTQSVLDWTTCDLKEHTYWLTLNRELNALRQRELIPRLGKMAGHQKPSLKLGDRALAARWVLGDGSELFLIANLDSKGIAGIKWPPGEVLYATHTPLIGKHGDVELPPWSVAWLLKAGSTSA